Proteins encoded within one genomic window of Oryza brachyantha chromosome 7, ObraRS2, whole genome shotgun sequence:
- the LOC102702113 gene encoding sphingosine kinase 1, translating into MLPSMAEPQAAGAKAEGLSKPVRIGGSAAEATLSGGELTWRASGGGERVSLELESEVLGVRVDGRVLKVATFGGGDEAAAAGRSSPSSRPVTCGGGRDGGGGRVREVVVEMESEEAAAKWGDAMRDRLASLGRPKRLFIIVNPYGGKRGGRKIFQTEVVPLIQAAGILYSMQETKHRLHAQEIAHSLDLRKYDGIVCVSGDGILVEVVNGLLQREDWNTAIKIPLGIIPAGTGNGMVQSLLHFAGESFSVYNAVLAIIRGHKRPLDVTSVVQGKTRFFSVLMLTWGLVADIDIESEKYRWMGSARLDFYSLLRMVSLRRYNGRVLFVPAPGYEGFGDPVEQITSCKPDGASTGIQGDTSNDFNDETCAYTGPSIDEADLEWRSLDGPFVSVWVSGVPFASENVMAAPEANFGDGYLDVAIIKDCPRSALIGLVFQMKDGSYVKSPYVEYFKVKALRIEPGMRVGSSTKGGIIDSDGEVIARGDGSHTGDEIEHLMAYGPPIQLTVDQGLATIFSPR; encoded by the exons ATGCTTCCATCCATGGCGGAGCCGCAGGCTGCGGGGGCGAAGGCGGAGGGCCTGTCGAAGCCTGTGCGGATCGGCGGCTCCGCGGCGGAGGCCACGCtctccggcggcgagctgaCGTGGCGCGCCTCTGGCGGCGGGGAGAGGGTGAGCCTGGAGCTGGAGTCCGAGGTGCTCGGGGTCCGGGTGGACGGGAGGGTGCTCAAAGTCGCGACCTTTGGAGggggcgacgaggcggcggcggcggggagatcgtcgccgtcgtcgcggccgGTGACGTGCGGGGGCGGACGAGACGGCGGGGGCGGGAGGGTgagggaggtggtggtggagatggagagcgaggaggccgccgcgAAGTGGGGGGACGCCATGAGAGatcgcctcgcctcgctcg GTCGGCCAAAGAGACTGTTCATCATAGTTAACCCTTATGGTGGAAAGAGAGGTGGGCGTAAGATTTTCCAGACTGAGGTCGTACCACTCATTCAAGCTGCTGGCATCCTATACAGCATGCAAg AAACCAAGCATCGGCTTCACGCTCAAGAAATTGCTCATTCACTGGATCTTAGGAAATATGATGGAATTGTTTGCGTGAGTGGAGATGGTATTCTTGTAGAG gTGGTTAATGGTCTGCTACAAAGAGAGGACTGGAACACAGcaataaaaataccattagGCATCATTCCAGCAG GTACCGGAAATGGAATGGTGCAATCGCTATTGCATTTTGCTGGTGAATCCTTCTCTGTTTATAATGCTGTTCTTGCAATCATCAGAG GACACAAGCGTCCCCTTGATGTTACTTCTGTTGTGCAGGGAAAGACAAGGTTTTTTAGTGTCTTGATGCTTACTTGGG GTCTGGTAGCTGATATCGATATTGAGTCAGAGAAGTATAGGTGGATGGGCAGTGCTCGTCTTGACTTCTAT TCCCTTCTCCGTATGGTGAGCTTGCGGCGGTACAATGGACGTGTTCTTTTTGTTCCAGCCCCAGGATATGAAGGATTCGGTGATCCTGTAGAGCAAATTACCAGCTGTAAACCAGATGGGGCTAGCACTGGTATACAGGGGGACACATCAAATGATTTCAATGATGAAACATGTGCTTACACGGGCCCTTCAATTGATGAAGCTGATCTTGAGTGGAGATCACTGGACGGCCCGTTTGTTTCGGTTTGGGTCAGCGGAGTTCCTTTTGCTAGTGAAAATGTCATGGCAGCACCAGAAGCTAAT TTCGGAGATGGCTACTTGGATGTAGCCATAATCAAGGACTGTCCAAGGTCGGCTCTTATTGGCCTGGTGTTTCAGATGAAGGATGGCAGCTATGTCAAATCCCCCTATGTGGAGTACTTCAAG GTGAAGGCACTCAGGATTGAGCCGGGGATGCGGGTGGGCAGCAGCACCAAGGGTGGCATCATCGACTCCGACGGCGAGGTGATCGCGAGGGGCGACGGATCCCACACCGGCGACGAGATAGAGCACCTGATGGCCTACGGCCCTCCCATCCAACTCACGGTGGACCAGGGCCTGGCCACCATTTTCTCCCCTAGATGA
- the LOC102718572 gene encoding B3 domain-containing protein Os07g0563300: MSSPAQPPPTRPPVPGPPPSLAAAAPISVQPPPLQPKALPPPPPPQVVVGAQPAQQQPQQQGGPAHAHAHPHAHAHAHAPPQQRPRICFNAHCKDPKSDGPRRRGWRLRSGDYAELCDRCYHSFEHGGFCETFHLDVAGWRNCESCGKRLHCGCIVSVHAFVHLDAGGVECVMCARKSHAAVAPNQIWSSSMHMAQVADRKDNFVKSWRPPAGQYASQWRQNNMWGVQTIQSDLQQRLAYEFDRPSGSEKLLPGRTFIQAHEKKFDDMHDRPTTPAAMNQIMRERYANGHTQHNSLDPTYAYTIYHREGSNPNLHDHGHHGGENDHLSARKGVAPDPCSSVSTTFKLDSHHPSILKDDPTALPPGLSPNFSSANGPKDHIRIGPQQQQQMASSSLQKQFYSHTVIDNDFQAQLRNGRPRMDAKARSQLLPRYWPRITDQELQHLSGDSNSVITPLFEKMLSASDAGRIGRLVLPKKCAEAYFPAISQAEGLPLKVQDATGKEWVFQFRFWPNNNSRMYVLEGVTPCIQSMQLQAGDTVTFSRIDPEGKLVMGFRKATNLSAEQDQPTKPANGVPPPPEANIKVSAPNCSPNTAVPRLDKVNTEGKSSSPVEQATACKIDKGALSQKEGPGTSSSSPGPVKRKATSVGPKIKRFRMDSEESMELKITWEEAQELLRPPPKAPSIVVVDGHEFEEYEEPPILGRRTHFVTDQSGENHQWAQCEDCSKWRKLPVDALLPAKWTCSDNKWDPERSSCDSAQEINTEELAEMIPIKPGAAKKSKGKVDTDNIDVSDGLDTLANLAILGEGESLPSQPTTRHPRHRPGCSCIVCIQPPSGKGPKHKQTCTCNVCMTVRRRFRTLMMRREKRQRSEKDSETPRRKETGQSSEPAPQAGSAATQTSTTSSPQKADTNGDGPEDMAIENKRTTSPIKNQIDLNSQPEREDEQSPKSDAVRLLRDNTT, translated from the exons ATGTCCTCGCCGGCGCAGCCGCCCCCGACGCGGCCGCCGGTGCCCGGCCCGCCCCCCtccctcgcggcggcggcccccaTCTCGGTGCAGCCGCCCCCGCTCCAGCCGAAGgcgcttccgccgccgccgccgccccaggTGGTCGTCGGGGCACAGCCGGCTCAacagcagccgcagcagcagggCGGCCCCGCCCACGCTCACGCTCACCCCCACGCCCATGCCCACGCCCACGCCCCGCCGCAGCAGCGGCCCAGGATCTGCTTCAACGCGCACTGCAAGGACCCCAAATCCGacggcccgcgccgccgcgggtggCGGCTCCGCTCTGGGGACTACGCCGAGCTCTGCGACCGATGCTA TCACTCGTTCGAGCATGGGGGCTTTTGCGAGACCTTCCATTTGGATGTTGCCGGGTGGAGGAACTGCGAATCGTGCGGCAAG AGGCTGCACTGCGGGTGCATCGTGTCGGTCCATGCGTTTGTTCACCTCGACGCAGGAGGGGTTGAGTGCGTCATGTGCGCTCGCAAGTCGCATGCTGCAGTG GCACCAAATCAGATATGGTCATCATCCATGCATATGGCTCAAGTTGCTGATAGGAAAGACAATTTTGTCAAGAGCTGGAGACCTCCTGCTGGGCAATATGCAAGCCAGTGGCGGCAGAATAATATGTGGGGTGTGCAAACCATTCAGTCTGACTTGCAGCAGCGACTAGCTTATGAGTTTGATAGGCCTAGTGGCAGTGAAAAATTGCTTCCAGGGCGCACTTTTATTCAAGCCCATGAGAAGAAATTTGATGACATGCATGACAGACCAACAACTCCTGCTGCCATGAACCAGATTATGAGGGAGAGATATGCCAATGGACATACTCAGCACAACAGCCTGGATCCGACATACGCGTATACTATCTATCACAGAGAGGGATCAAATCCAAATCTACATGACCACGGGCACCATGGAGGAGAAAATGACCATTTGTCTGCAAGGAAAGGGGTAGCTCCAGATCCTTGTTCCTCTGTATCTACTACCTTCAAGCTCGATTCACACCATCCGTCGATTTTAAAAGATGACCCAACAGCCCTACCACCTGGGTTGTCTCCTAATTTTTCATCGGCAAATGGACCAAAAGACCACATCAGAATTGGACctcagcagcaacagcaaatGGCTTCCTCCTCATTGCAGAAACAGTTCTATTCCCATACTGTGATTGATAACGATTTTCAAGCGCAATTGCGCAACGGAAGGCCCAGAATGGATGCAAAGGCAAGATCTCAGTTGCTTCCCCGCTATTGGCCTAGAATAACCGATCAAGAGTTACAGCACCTATCTGGAGA TTCAAATTCTGTTATTACCCCTCTGTTTGAGAAAATGTTAAGTGCTAGTGATGCTGGCCGAATTGGTCGTTTGGTATTGCCAAAGAAATGTGCTGAG GCGTACTTCCCGGCAATCTCTCAGGCAGAAGGGCTTCCCTTAAAAGTTCAAGATGCTACTGGTAAGGAATGGGTGTTCCAGTTCCGCTTCTGGCCTAACAATAACAGCAGGATGTATGTGTTGGAGGGTGTCACGCCTTGCATTCAGTCGATGCAGTTACAAGCAGGCGATACAG TAACCTTTAGCCGAATAGATCCAGAAGGGAAGCTGGTTATGGGATTCCGAAAGGCAACAAATCTTTCTGCAGAGCAG GACCAACCAACAAAGCCTGCCAATGGTGTACCACCCCCTCCAGAGGCAAATATTAAAGTCTCCGCTCCAAATTGTAGCCCTAACACTGCTGTGCCCCGACTAGATAAAGTCAACACAGAGGGCAAAAGCTCTAGCCCTGTGGAACAAGCTACTGCCTGTAAAATTGACAAAGGTGCATTATCACAAAAGGAAGGGCCAGGAACTTCAAGTTCTTCCCCAGGACCTGTAAAGAGAAAGGCAACTTCTGTTGGTCCGAAGATCAAACGGTTCCGCATGGACAGTGAGGAATCCATGGAATTGAAGATAACATGGGAGGAAGCTCAAGAATTACTTCGCCCTCCTCCTAAGGCCCCTTCaattgttgttgttgatggCCATGAGTTTGAGGAATATGAG GAGCCACCAATTCTTGGGAGGAGGACGCATTTTGTGACTGATCAATCAGG TGAGAATCATCAATGGGCTCAATGTGAGGATTGCTCTAAGTGGCGTAAACTCCCAGTGGATGCCCTTTTGCCTGCTAAATGGACCTGCTCTGACAATAAATGGGATCCTGAAAG GTCTTCATGTGATTCTGCCCAAGAGATAAATACAGAGGAGCTTGCAGAAATGATTCCTATCAAACCTG GTGCTGCAAAAAAGTCCAAAGGGAAGGTAGATACTGACAATATTGATGTTTCAGATGGGCTGGACACACTTGCAAATCTTGCAATTCTTGGTGAAGGTGAATCTCTTCCGTCCCAGCCAACCACAAGACATCCCCGCCATCGCCCTGGCTGTTCATGCATAGTTTGCATCCAACCTCCCAGTGGAAAGGGCCCAAAGCACAAACAGACGTGCACCTGCAATGTCTGTATGACAGTGCGGCGCCGTTTCAGGACACTCATGATGCGGCGTGAGAAGCGCCAGCGGTCAGAGAAGGACTCTGAGACACCTCGTAGAAAAGAGACAGGTCAATCCAGTGAGCCCGCTCCGCAAGCTGGCTCTGCTGCTACTCAAACCAGTACAACTAGTTCTCCCCAGAAGGCAGATACAAACGGTGATGGGCCTGAAGACATGGCCATCGAAAATAAGAGGACCACCTCTCCTATCAAGAACCAGATTGACCTGAACAGTCAGCCTGAGCGGGAAGACGAGCAGTCACCGAAATCCGATGCGGTGAGACTCCTCAGGGACAACACAACTTAG